One genomic segment of Rutidosis leptorrhynchoides isolate AG116_Rl617_1_P2 unplaced genomic scaffold, CSIRO_AGI_Rlap_v1 contig226, whole genome shotgun sequence includes these proteins:
- the LOC139882090 gene encoding uncharacterized protein, protein MNALAWNCRGLDNPYKVQALKKFQTVFQPSLIFVSKTKKLASELDYIRNRLQLSGCFAVDRDLNRTGFNGGLALMWADDVTVDIMYFSKNHIDVVVDQKWRITGIYGWPKAKNKWKTKKLLLDLLPLNSLPWMLLGDFNMILDNFEKQEGNPKTLSQLAVFRLAISDCGLSDIPFLGNSFT, encoded by the coding sequence ATGAATGCTCTAGCCTGGAACTGTAGGGGTTTGGACAATCCTTACAAAGTTCAAGCTCTGAAGAAATTTCAGACAGTTTTTCAGCCCTCTTTGATTTTCGTTTCGAAAACAAAGAAGCTAGCATCAGAATTAGATTATATTAGAAATAGATTACAGTTGTCAGGCTGTTTTGCTGTTGATCGTGATTTAAACAGGACTGGCTTCAATGGAGGTTTGGCTTTGATGTGGGCGGACGATGTTACTGTTGACATAATGTATTTCTCAAAAAATCACATAGATGTTGTCGTTGATCAGAAGTGGAGGATAACAGGGATTTATGGATGGCCAAAAGCGAAAAACAAATGGAAGACCAAAAAATTGCTTCTTGATCTCCTTCCACTGAATTCGCTACCTTGGATGTTGTTGGGGGATTTCAACATGATTTTAGATAACTTTGAGAAACAAGAAGGTAATCCTAAAACTCTATCCCAGCTTGCAGTATTTCGTTTGGCAATAAGCGACTGCGGTCTCTCTGATATACCATTCTTAGGAAACTCTTTTACTTAG